Proteins from one Homalodisca vitripennis isolate AUS2020 chromosome 3, UT_GWSS_2.1, whole genome shotgun sequence genomic window:
- the LOC124357554 gene encoding GATA zinc finger domain-containing protein 14-like: protein MRVSRSNSAAAAASLLVWLVPLVSSISVPSGKLTPITPAKPTPRYVNPHAPAQPAAVVEYSQDHPEPPPLDPSYVPVRYDYFDTLAKHHVYYVPLRFPNFNGVSNHIDYEPRQKFYGQTLGKNIGYKPFKQQLYFPARQSDWNQQNNYVNNQDNQVKDQYNQNNGQYNQYNNQANNQVSNNNQYSRSTNEYNNQNNNQYNVQPTQQQQHEVFSTQAAPASSVLPQALSSTPQALSSTPQAQTQNPTQTYSKVDYSSGKGSYDVTGKGGSRSEYYGLTKEDWSKKSVYPKKVVGQGLTPRKFGSHKY, encoded by the exons TTAGTATGGCTGGTGCCCCTGGTCTCTAGCATTTCGGTGCCGTCAGGCAAGCTGACCCCCATCACCCCCGCCAAGCCGACCCCACGCTATGTAAACCCCCACGCCCCGGCCCAGCCCGCCGCGGTGGTCGAGTACTCCCAGGACCATCCCGAGCCTCCACCTCTTGACCCCAGCTACGTCCCAGTCAGATATGACTACTTTGACACTCTCGCCAAGCACCATGTCTACTAT GTACCCTTGAGGTTCCCCAACTTTAACGGTGTGTCGAATCACATTGATTACGAACCACGACAGAAATTCTACGGACAGACTCTGGGCAAAAATATCGGCTACAAGCCCTTCAAGCAGCAGCTGTACTTCCCCGCCCGCCAATCGGATTGGAATCAACAAAACAACTATGTCAACAACCAAGATAATCAAGTCAAGGATCAGTACAACCAGAACAACGGCCAGTATAATCAGTACAACAACCAAGCCAACAACCAGGTCAGCAACAATAACCAATACAGCCGGAGTACCAATGAGTACAACAACCAAAATAACAACCAATACAACGTACAACCAACGCAACAACAGCAACAtgag GTGTTTAGCACTCAGGCAGCGCCGGCCAGCTCGGTGCTTCCTCAAGCCCTGAGCTCTACCCCTCAAGCCCTGAGCTCCACGCCTCAAGCCCAGACCCAGAACCCCACTCAGACCTACTCCAAGGTGGACTACTCCAGCGGCAAAGGTAGCTACGACGTGACGGGCAAGGGTGGCTCCAGGAGCGAATACTACGGCCTCACAAAGGAAGATTGGAGCAAAAAGTCAGTCTACCCCAAGAAGGTGGTGGGCCAAGGACTCACGCCGAGGAAGTTCGGCAGCCATAAATACTGA